In a genomic window of Paracoccaceae bacterium:
- a CDS encoding SH3 domain-containing protein translates to MTRTFLSVLSGALAIVGIATTGIARDIGPVTNLPLPRYVSMKASEGNVRRGPSLTHRIDWVFKHRDMPLQITAEHGHWRRVEDREGQGGWVHYSLLSGVRTVIVEKDMLQIRMRPDPEAPVTAALERGVIARLGKCGPEWCQLKSGGYRGWAPKSRLWGVAVTEIRD, encoded by the coding sequence ATGACAAGAACCTTTCTTTCCGTCCTGAGCGGCGCCTTGGCGATTGTGGGAATTGCAACAACCGGTATTGCGCGTGATATCGGTCCGGTTACCAATTTGCCGCTACCGCGTTATGTCTCGATGAAAGCTTCGGAGGGCAATGTCCGGCGCGGCCCCTCCCTGACACACAGGATTGACTGGGTGTTCAAGCATCGTGATATGCCTTTGCAAATCACCGCCGAGCACGGCCATTGGCGGCGTGTGGAAGACCGCGAGGGACAGGGGGGATGGGTGCACTATTCACTTCTATCGGGCGTGCGCACCGTAATTGTGGAAAAGGACATGCTGCAGATTCGCATGCGCCCGGATCCAGAAGCCCCTGTCACGGCAGCCCTCGAACGTGGTGTGATCGCCCGGTTGGGAAAATGCGGCCCGGAATGGTGCCAGTTGAAGTCAGGCGGCTATCGCGGCTGGGCCCCGAAATCACGATTGTGGGGAGTCGCTGTGACAGAAATCCGCGATTGA
- a CDS encoding D-glycerate dehydrogenase, whose protein sequence is MPKPKLSVVVTRRLPEAVETRLSELFDVSLRDDDNPMSRSDLATAMKSADVLVPTVTDEIDSALIGQAGDRLKLIANYGAGVDHIDVATARQRGILVSNTPGVLTDDTADMTMALLLAVLRRIPEGLSAMQSDAWEGWAPTAFLGGRIGGRRLGILGMGRIGQAVARRASAFGMQVHYHNRRRLRPEIEEELEATYWESLDQMVARMDVISVNCPATPSTFHLMNARRLKLLKPEAVIVNTSRGEVIDENALTRMLRSGEIAGAGLDVYERGTRVNPRLRELENVVLLPHMGSATREGRIEMGEKVIINIKTFDDGHRPPDQVVPSML, encoded by the coding sequence ATGCCAAAGCCAAAGCTAAGTGTTGTCGTAACGCGACGGTTGCCAGAAGCTGTGGAGACAAGGCTTTCCGAGCTCTTTGACGTATCCTTGCGTGATGATGACAACCCCATGAGCCGTTCTGATCTGGCGACAGCAATGAAATCTGCTGATGTTCTTGTGCCCACAGTAACGGATGAGATCGATTCCGCCCTGATCGGTCAGGCAGGGGATCGATTGAAACTGATCGCGAATTACGGGGCTGGCGTGGATCATATTGATGTGGCCACGGCACGCCAGCGTGGCATTCTGGTGTCCAACACGCCCGGTGTTCTGACCGATGACACCGCCGATATGACCATGGCACTATTGCTGGCGGTCTTGCGCCGCATTCCCGAAGGGTTGAGCGCGATGCAGTCGGATGCATGGGAGGGTTGGGCACCCACGGCATTTCTGGGCGGTCGCATTGGTGGACGGCGGCTTGGTATTCTGGGTATGGGGCGTATTGGCCAGGCGGTGGCGCGCCGCGCATCGGCTTTTGGGATGCAGGTGCACTATCACAACCGCCGCCGTTTGCGTCCGGAAATTGAAGAAGAGCTTGAAGCGACTTATTGGGAAAGCCTCGATCAGATGGTCGCCCGCATGGACGTCATTTCAGTTAATTGTCCGGCGACACCCTCCACTTTTCATTTGATGAATGCGCGTCGTTTGAAGCTGTTGAAGCCCGAAGCGGTGATCGTGAACACTTCACGCGGCGAAGTCATCGACGAAAATGCTCTGACGCGGATGCTTCGGTCTGGCGAAATCGCGGGTGCGGGTCTGGACGTCTATGAACGTGGCACCCGGGTAAACCCGCGTTTGCGTGAATTGGAGAATGTTGTACTGCTACCGCACATGGGCTCGGCCACGCGCGAAGGTCGGATCGAAATGGGCGAAAAGGTTATCATAAATATCAAGACCTTCGACGATGGTCACAGGCCGCCCGATCAGGTCGTGCCATCCATGCTTTAA
- the ggt gene encoding gamma-glutamyltransferase, with protein MRLFLTGLALLAASAATAQQAADAVQPEAATQGAFQAISEEVASALEAKFAGTPVEAENWMVAAANPWAVKAGADVLAKGGSAADALVAVQAMLGLVEPQSSGLGGGAFLVYYDAATSTLTTLDGRETAPLAATPRLFQDGDGEPLAFFDAVVGGLSVGTPGTPALMEDAHIRWGKLPWADLLAPAVERAEAGFEVSPRLAGLIAGDAERLGRFPTTAEYFMPGGTPLVAGDLLKNAPYAATLSAMAEGGSRAFYTGEIAADIVATVQGAEGNPGVLSPLDLSIYSVKERAPVCVSYRAHDVCGMGPPSSGALTVGQILGLLEGYDLSAGPSDIEVRRLIGDASRLAFADRGRYMADSDFVPVPSKGLLDTAYLEERSKLLAGDDALPEVAPGTPTFDHALNFADDQSIELPSTSHFVIVDGDGNVASMTTTIENGFGSRLMVRGFLLNNELTDFSFRSHVDGVPIANRVEPGKRPRSSMAPTIVMKDGAPVLAIGSPGGSRIIGYVAQSVIAHLDWGMDVQQALSVPHAVNRFGKYDVEEGTSAESLTEGLTALGFEVGARALTSGLHAISIGGTLKGGADPRREGIALGQ; from the coding sequence ATGCGACTTTTCTTGACAGGACTGGCCCTTTTGGCGGCATCCGCTGCGACTGCGCAGCAAGCGGCAGATGCGGTGCAACCGGAGGCGGCGACACAGGGCGCGTTTCAGGCGATCTCCGAAGAGGTGGCAAGCGCGTTGGAAGCGAAGTTCGCAGGCACGCCGGTAGAGGCGGAAAACTGGATGGTGGCGGCGGCAAACCCATGGGCGGTCAAGGCCGGTGCAGATGTGCTGGCCAAGGGTGGCTCGGCGGCGGATGCATTGGTTGCGGTACAGGCCATGCTGGGGCTGGTGGAACCGCAATCCTCCGGGCTCGGGGGCGGCGCATTTCTGGTTTATTACGATGCGGCAACCAGCACGCTGACCACACTGGACGGGCGCGAAACCGCGCCACTGGCCGCGACACCGCGGTTGTTTCAAGACGGAGACGGCGAGCCGCTGGCGTTTTTTGATGCCGTTGTTGGTGGTTTGTCCGTTGGCACGCCGGGCACGCCCGCACTGATGGAAGATGCACATATCAGGTGGGGCAAATTGCCATGGGCGGACCTCCTTGCGCCAGCGGTTGAGCGCGCTGAGGCCGGGTTTGAGGTCTCGCCGCGTCTTGCTGGTCTGATCGCGGGGGATGCCGAGCGTTTGGGGCGTTTTCCAACCACTGCTGAGTACTTCATGCCGGGTGGCACGCCATTGGTGGCTGGTGATTTGCTGAAAAACGCGCCTTATGCCGCGACCCTGAGCGCAATGGCCGAAGGTGGCTCGCGTGCTTTTTACACTGGCGAGATTGCCGCCGATATCGTGGCAACCGTGCAGGGTGCTGAAGGCAATCCCGGCGTTTTGTCTCCGCTGGATCTGAGCATCTATTCGGTCAAGGAACGTGCGCCCGTGTGCGTATCTTACCGTGCCCATGATGTGTGCGGCATGGGGCCGCCATCTTCCGGTGCGCTGACCGTTGGGCAAATTCTGGGCTTGTTGGAGGGTTATGATCTCAGCGCAGGCCCGTCGGATATCGAGGTGCGCCGTCTCATCGGGGACGCATCCCGCCTGGCTTTCGCGGATCGGGGGCGTTATATGGCCGACAGCGATTTTGTGCCCGTTCCAAGCAAAGGTTTGCTTGATACGGCTTATCTGGAGGAGCGCTCCAAACTTCTGGCCGGTGACGATGCACTGCCCGAGGTCGCGCCCGGTACACCGACATTCGATCACGCGCTGAACTTCGCGGATGACCAGTCCATCGAACTGCCCTCCACATCGCATTTCGTTATCGTGGACGGCGATGGCAACGTCGCCTCCATGACCACCACGATTGAAAACGGTTTTGGCAGTCGTCTCATGGTGCGGGGCTTTTTGCTCAACAATGAACTCACCGACTTCTCTTTCCGCAGTCATGTGGATGGGGTGCCCATTGCCAATCGGGTGGAGCCGGGGAAGCGACCCCGTTCGTCAATGGCCCCTACGATTGTCATGAAAGACGGCGCGCCGGTTCTGGCCATTGGCAGCCCGGGCGGCAGTCGCATTATCGGCTATGTAGCGCAAAGCGTCATTGCACATCTGGACTGGGGCATGGATGTACAGCAGGCCCTGTCCGTACCACACGCGGTGAACCGCTTCGGCAAATACGACGTGGAAGAAGGCACCTCGGCCGAAAGTCTCACGGAGGGTTTAACAGCGCTTGGCTTTGAGGTTGGTGCCCGCGCCTTGACGTCAGGTTTGCACGCGATATCCATTGGTGGAACGCTGAAGGGTGGAGCGGACCCGCGCCGAGAAGGCATTGCGCTGGGCCAATAG
- a CDS encoding FAD-linked oxidase C-terminal domain-containing protein encodes MQHASMPRNETGIETALGVLKQQFGERFQTGQSIREQHGHTTTWIENQPPDAVVFATSTHEVSDILKVCAAHRVPVIAYGTGTSLEGHVNAPAGGICIDVSQMDKVLEVNAGDLDCRVQPGVTRMALNTHLRDQGLFFPIDPGADASLGGMAATRASGTNAVRYGTMKDNVLAVEAVMSDGRVIRTGTRARKSSAGYDLTRLLVGSEGTLGIITEITLKLQGIPEAISSASCSFPSVDAACQTVMAVIQYGLPVARIELLDATTVAAVNAYSKLDLAETPLLLLEFHGTEAGVAEQAEIFGALAEDHGGQGYAATTTTEERNKLWQARHDAYWAMLQYRPGAKAIATDVCVPISKLAECVGASQKKAEALGLVAPIVGHAGDGNFHVSLLVDMENADELDKAAGFVSWLNGVAIAMEGTCTGEHGIGQGKRKYLEQELGQATQVMSAIKAALDPDDILNPGKIL; translated from the coding sequence ATGCAGCACGCGAGTATGCCGCGCAATGAAACGGGTATCGAGACCGCCCTTGGCGTTTTGAAACAGCAGTTTGGAGAGCGGTTTCAAACCGGTCAGTCGATCCGCGAGCAACACGGCCACACCACGACCTGGATAGAGAACCAACCCCCGGACGCGGTGGTATTTGCCACCAGCACGCATGAGGTGTCCGATATTCTCAAGGTGTGTGCTGCGCATCGGGTGCCGGTTATCGCCTATGGTACCGGTACGTCACTGGAAGGACATGTGAACGCACCCGCAGGCGGCATTTGCATCGACGTCAGCCAAATGGACAAGGTGCTGGAGGTCAACGCGGGCGATCTGGATTGTCGTGTGCAGCCCGGTGTGACCCGCATGGCTCTCAATACGCATTTGCGGGATCAGGGTTTGTTTTTCCCCATTGATCCGGGGGCCGATGCGTCGCTGGGCGGTATGGCCGCAACTCGCGCCTCTGGTACGAATGCAGTGCGCTATGGCACGATGAAGGACAATGTTCTGGCGGTCGAGGCTGTGATGTCAGATGGACGCGTGATCCGCACAGGCACGCGCGCGCGCAAATCATCAGCCGGGTATGATTTGACCCGCTTGTTGGTCGGTTCAGAAGGCACGCTGGGGATCATCACCGAAATCACGCTGAAACTGCAGGGTATTCCCGAAGCGATCAGTTCTGCCAGTTGCTCCTTTCCTTCGGTGGATGCTGCTTGTCAGACGGTGATGGCGGTGATCCAATACGGCCTGCCGGTTGCGCGGATTGAACTGTTGGACGCAACCACGGTTGCTGCGGTCAATGCCTATTCAAAGCTGGATTTGGCCGAAACGCCTTTGTTGCTTCTGGAATTCCATGGCACAGAAGCAGGTGTTGCGGAACAGGCCGAGATATTTGGTGCCTTGGCCGAGGATCATGGCGGGCAGGGGTATGCGGCCACCACGACAACTGAGGAACGCAACAAGCTTTGGCAAGCGCGCCATGATGCCTATTGGGCGATGCTGCAATACCGGCCCGGCGCAAAGGCGATTGCTACGGATGTATGCGTCCCGATCTCGAAATTGGCAGAATGTGTTGGCGCATCACAGAAAAAGGCTGAAGCATTGGGATTGGTAGCCCCAATTGTGGGGCATGCAGGAGATGGTAATTTTCATGTCTCGCTGCTTGTCGACATGGAGAATGCCGATGAGTTGGACAAGGCGGCTGGCTTTGTAAGCTGGCTCAACGGCGTTGCCATTGCCATGGAAGGAACCTGCACAGGGGAGCATGGCATCGGACAGGGAAAGCGCAAATACCTTGAACAGGAATTAGGCCAAGCCACCCAAGTCATGTCCGCAATCAAGGCAGCGCTTGATCCGGATGACATCCTCAATCCGGGTAAGATACTCTGA
- a CDS encoding FAD-dependent oxidoreductase, whose amino-acid sequence MKTQVKALVVGGGAVGTSIAYHLARAGWNDVMLLERDELTSGSTWHAAGLLPYFNMSYATTHIHDYSIRFYKTLEEETGLNAGFAVVGNLRMAQTQERMDEYMLYASTAETCGVPYQWMSPDEIKAKWPLIRTEDLKGALYHHTDGYINPADVTMAMAKGARQRGVMIERKWQADAFHWNGTHWEVTATKMAEKGGNLVPTDEQIVITAEHVVTASGNHAQRTAQMLGIKMPAIPVEHQFIVMDQDPELVKFRAEGHVEHPVIRDADAQSYVREERGGWILGVYEKHAPARFEYGVPDSFRADLFQLDLDRIEDQYMAMNHRIPSCEDCGLKDDFNGPICYTPDGNPLVGPAPGLRNMWLAEGFSFGITAAGGTGYYLAQLMVEGEAEIDMASLDPKRYGDWMTTEFAARKNEEAYEHVYILHHPDEERPACRPLRTSPAYDRQATRGAQFGWVNGWERPNYYAPEGFNDHDARSFRRGGWWQYAVEEAKAIREGVGLIDATAFTKHLVRGPGATQFLDWFTCNKLPSVGRINLTYALTGNGTTRTEYTIVRLAQDEYYLVSAGAWTAYDADYLRKAIEDKAAEFGYIECHDVTTQWGVFAIAGPKSRDVLNEIVKDADPATALSNKRFPWLTMRNVELGMCPVRAIRVAYTGELGWELHHPIEMQNYLFDQLEKAGEKHGMKLVGARAQNWLRQEKSYRAFGNELGRDATPLEADLPRFVDLNKEFHGKSALQETGVRSKCVTVLIDGPSDADPWGREVLYHGDTRVGRLTSGGYSVAFGKSIGMGYVTPDLAVKGTKLKVKMLDQLWDAEIVEDSPYDPKNERIRVDG is encoded by the coding sequence ATGAAAACCCAAGTCAAAGCCCTCGTTGTTGGTGGCGGTGCGGTCGGCACCTCTATTGCCTATCATCTTGCCCGCGCGGGGTGGAATGATGTGATGCTGCTGGAACGGGATGAATTGACTTCGGGGTCGACATGGCACGCGGCTGGGTTGTTGCCCTATTTCAACATGTCTTATGCCACCACGCACATCCACGATTACTCCATCCGGTTCTACAAAACGCTTGAGGAAGAAACCGGACTGAACGCGGGCTTTGCCGTAGTCGGAAACCTGCGCATGGCACAAACGCAGGAGCGTATGGATGAATACATGCTCTATGCGTCAACGGCAGAGACCTGCGGTGTACCGTACCAGTGGATGAGCCCGGATGAGATCAAAGCCAAATGGCCGCTGATCCGGACCGAAGACCTCAAGGGTGCGCTCTATCACCATACGGACGGCTATATTAACCCAGCTGATGTGACCATGGCGATGGCTAAAGGCGCGCGGCAACGCGGCGTGATGATCGAGCGCAAATGGCAGGCGGACGCATTTCACTGGAACGGCACCCACTGGGAAGTCACTGCAACCAAGATGGCGGAAAAAGGCGGCAATCTGGTGCCAACAGACGAACAGATCGTCATCACCGCTGAACATGTCGTCACGGCCTCTGGCAACCATGCACAGCGCACCGCCCAGATGTTGGGCATCAAGATGCCTGCCATCCCGGTAGAACACCAATTCATTGTCATGGATCAGGACCCTGAATTGGTCAAATTTCGCGCCGAGGGCCATGTCGAACACCCTGTGATCCGAGATGCTGATGCACAATCCTATGTGCGCGAAGAGCGTGGTGGCTGGATCCTGGGTGTTTATGAAAAACATGCGCCCGCCCGGTTTGAATACGGCGTACCTGACAGCTTTCGCGCGGATCTGTTCCAGCTCGATCTGGACCGGATCGAGGATCAGTATATGGCGATGAACCACCGCATTCCGTCCTGCGAAGACTGCGGCCTCAAGGACGATTTCAACGGGCCGATCTGTTACACGCCCGATGGTAACCCGCTGGTAGGGCCTGCGCCGGGCTTGCGCAATATGTGGTTGGCCGAAGGGTTCTCATTCGGGATCACGGCGGCAGGCGGAACGGGCTATTACCTTGCGCAATTGATGGTCGAGGGGGAGGCGGAAATCGACATGGCCAGCCTTGATCCCAAACGCTACGGCGATTGGATGACCACGGAATTTGCCGCGCGCAAAAATGAAGAGGCCTATGAGCATGTCTATATTTTGCATCACCCGGACGAGGAACGTCCCGCTTGCCGTCCGCTGCGCACGTCACCCGCCTATGACCGGCAAGCGACGCGCGGTGCTCAATTTGGCTGGGTGAACGGATGGGAACGTCCGAATTACTATGCGCCCGAAGGTTTCAATGATCATGACGCGCGCTCCTTCCGGCGCGGTGGCTGGTGGCAATATGCGGTTGAGGAGGCCAAAGCCATCCGTGAAGGCGTTGGTTTGATTGACGCTACAGCCTTTACCAAACATCTGGTGCGCGGGCCGGGGGCGACCCAGTTTCTGGATTGGTTCACCTGCAACAAATTGCCCTCCGTGGGCCGGATCAACCTGACCTACGCGCTCACCGGAAACGGTACGACGCGCACGGAATACACCATCGTGCGATTGGCGCAGGACGAATATTACCTTGTCTCTGCGGGGGCTTGGACGGCCTATGATGCGGATTACCTGCGTAAGGCGATCGAAGATAAGGCCGCTGAATTTGGCTATATCGAATGTCATGACGTGACCACTCAATGGGGCGTTTTTGCGATCGCGGGGCCAAAATCCCGCGATGTCTTGAACGAAATCGTAAAGGATGCAGATCCCGCCACAGCTCTTTCCAATAAGCGGTTTCCCTGGCTGACCATGCGCAACGTTGAGCTGGGCATGTGCCCGGTGCGCGCAATCCGCGTGGCCTATACGGGTGAGTTGGGTTGGGAATTGCACCATCCTATCGAGATGCAAAACTACCTTTTCGACCAGTTGGAAAAAGCGGGCGAAAAACATGGCATGAAATTGGTGGGCGCGCGTGCGCAAAACTGGCTACGCCAGGAAAAATCCTATCGTGCGTTTGGCAATGAATTGGGTCGGGATGCGACGCCGCTGGAGGCCGATTTGCCGCGATTTGTGGACCTGAACAAAGAGTTTCACGGTAAAAGCGCTTTGCAAGAAACTGGCGTGCGGTCAAAATGTGTGACCGTTCTGATTGACGGGCCGTCGGACGCGGACCCTTGGGGTCGTGAGGTGCTTTATCATGGGGATACCCGTGTCGGGCGCCTGACATCGGGTGGCTATTCGGTGGCTTTTGGCAAGAGCATCGGCATGGGCTATGTGACGCCGGATCTGGCAGTCAAAGGGACAAAACTCAAAGTCAAAATGCTGGATCAGCTTTGGGATGCAGAGATCGTAGAAGACAGCCCCTATGATCCAAAAAACGAACGCATCCGCGTGGATGGCTAA
- a CDS encoding DUF938 domain-containing protein, with amino-acid sequence MTAKLPPSASVASNLGGAKLHAPSAARNTDALCNFLLKNAPQVGQALEIASGTGQHVMSFATALPDLIWQPTDIDGARLASIDAYAAHAGLANLKPAAMLDATQVGWHREHADKDLIVLVNLLHLISDPAAESVFKEAMLSLASGGKFILYGPFKRDGILTSAGDASFDADLREADPRIGYKNDADVMALLRQAGAASVQITEMPSNNLAFTATKP; translated from the coding sequence ATGACGGCTAAATTACCGCCCAGCGCCAGCGTCGCATCCAACCTTGGGGGCGCAAAGCTGCATGCCCCCTCTGCCGCCCGTAACACCGACGCCTTGTGCAATTTTCTCTTGAAAAACGCGCCGCAGGTTGGACAAGCACTGGAAATTGCCAGCGGCACCGGCCAGCATGTGATGTCATTTGCAACGGCCCTGCCAGATCTCATCTGGCAACCCACTGACATAGACGGGGCGCGTCTGGCCAGTATTGACGCTTATGCGGCGCACGCCGGTTTGGCCAACCTGAAACCCGCCGCGATGCTGGATGCTACTCAGGTCGGATGGCACCGGGAGCACGCCGACAAAGATCTGATCGTGTTGGTCAATCTGTTGCATCTGATCTCGGATCCTGCAGCTGAATCCGTTTTCAAAGAAGCCATGCTGTCGCTCGCCAGTGGTGGTAAGTTTATTCTCTACGGGCCCTTCAAGAGAGACGGCATTCTCACCAGCGCCGGGGACGCAAGCTTTGATGCGGACCTTCGCGAGGCCGATCCACGCATTGGATATAAGAACGACGCGGACGTGATGGCTTTGCTGCGGCAAGCAGGCGCGGCATCTGTGCAGATCACAGAAATGCCTTCCAACAACCTCGCATTTACCGCAACGAAACCTTAG
- a CDS encoding FAD-binding oxidoreductase, which translates to MPDILVIGAGIAGLSAAARLSETANVTVIEAETSIGYHASGRSAALIEQNYGAPSVQALNRASVDYLSDGQYLSPRGLMILAQAHERESYEKDIAVLGTTPISIAEALAFVPVLDAEKLAFAAYHEDAQDIDTDLLLQDFARTLRQNGGTIETGSRVDKIQRDAGTWQVTASTKAFEAPILVNAAGAWADQVAQIAGVAPLGITPHRRSMARIPAPGGHDISKWPMFFGVNETWYAKPDAGCMLVSPADEDPVEPHDAWAEDLTLAQGLALYEEMVTEPVTRLLSSWAGLRSFAPDRTLVLGRDPEHPEFVWCAGQGGYGFQTAPAAARLLTNLVEGRTPELGAQTIAALMPDRLR; encoded by the coding sequence ATGCCAGATATCCTCGTCATTGGTGCGGGGATCGCGGGCTTATCTGCGGCTGCGCGACTTTCTGAAACCGCCAATGTCACGGTGATCGAGGCCGAAACATCCATCGGGTATCATGCCTCTGGTCGCTCCGCTGCGCTGATCGAACAGAATTATGGTGCGCCCAGTGTTCAGGCTTTGAACCGTGCCAGCGTCGACTACTTGAGCGATGGCCAATATCTCAGCCCGCGCGGTTTGATGATCCTCGCGCAAGCCCATGAACGCGAGTCCTATGAGAAAGACATCGCGGTGTTGGGCACCACGCCTATTTCCATAGCAGAGGCCCTCGCGTTTGTGCCGGTGCTGGATGCAGAAAAACTCGCCTTTGCTGCCTATCACGAGGATGCGCAAGACATTGATACCGACCTGTTGTTACAGGATTTCGCCCGTACCCTGCGCCAGAACGGCGGCACAATAGAAACCGGAAGCCGGGTTGACAAAATCCAGCGTGACGCGGGCACTTGGCAGGTCACAGCAAGCACCAAGGCTTTCGAGGCCCCAATTTTGGTCAACGCCGCCGGGGCTTGGGCCGATCAGGTCGCCCAAATTGCCGGGGTCGCGCCGTTGGGCATCACGCCCCACCGCCGCTCTATGGCACGCATCCCGGCGCCGGGCGGTCATGATATCAGCAAGTGGCCCATGTTTTTTGGGGTCAATGAGACATGGTATGCCAAACCAGATGCCGGTTGTATGCTGGTCTCCCCCGCTGATGAGGACCCTGTAGAACCCCATGACGCTTGGGCCGAAGACCTGACGCTTGCTCAAGGTCTCGCGCTCTATGAGGAAATGGTGACGGAACCAGTCACACGATTGCTGTCGAGCTGGGCAGGTTTGCGCAGTTTTGCGCCAGACAGGACGCTTGTTTTGGGCCGCGATCCTGAACACCCCGAGTTTGTGTGGTGCGCAGGTCAGGGCGGATATGGTTTTCAAACAGCACCCGCCGCTGCGCGCCTGTTGACCAATTTGGTCGAGGGTCGCACGCCCGAACTTGGGGCACAAACCATCGCGGCTCTGATGCCGGACCGCCTGAGATGA
- a CDS encoding aldo/keto reductase: MNTHLTSPDGTPASRLAFGTMQFGGRADEAASRQMFEASIAGGITHFDTAFVYNDGASEEILGSLLGDQRDRLIIATKAAYTGGGSKKNIQDSFAISRKRLNLDVIDVLYMHRFDPNTDLHESMEALAELKHQGLIRYVGVSNFAAWQVVKAIGIASKFDLKVDILQPMYNLVKRQAEVEILPMCADQGVACAPYSPLGGGLLTGKYNTGSAGRLSEDERYAARYGLDWMHTAAAGLSEVAEDVGVNAATLAVAWAAAHPMGPTPIISARNAEQLKPSLAAMDFALNPELYARLADLSPTPPPATDRIEEQ, from the coding sequence ATGAATACACATCTGACCAGCCCCGATGGCACCCCCGCGAGCCGCCTTGCTTTTGGCACCATGCAATTTGGTGGCCGCGCGGATGAGGCTGCGTCGCGCCAGATGTTTGAAGCCTCCATCGCCGGGGGCATCACGCATTTTGACACTGCCTTTGTCTATAATGACGGCGCTTCAGAAGAGATTTTGGGATCCTTGCTTGGGGATCAGCGCGACCGTCTGATTATCGCCACCAAAGCGGCCTACACGGGGGGCGGTTCGAAAAAGAACATTCAGGACTCTTTCGCGATTTCGCGCAAACGTCTGAATCTCGATGTGATTGACGTGCTTTATATGCACCGTTTCGATCCGAACACCGATTTGCACGAAAGCATGGAGGCCCTTGCGGAACTCAAACACCAAGGGTTGATCCGGTATGTTGGTGTGTCGAATTTCGCGGCCTGGCAGGTAGTCAAAGCCATTGGAATTGCATCCAAATTTGACCTGAAGGTGGATATCCTTCAACCCATGTATAATTTGGTAAAACGTCAGGCCGAGGTGGAAATTCTACCCATGTGCGCGGATCAAGGCGTTGCTTGTGCGCCTTATTCTCCACTTGGGGGCGGGTTGCTGACGGGAAAATACAACACAGGATCCGCCGGGCGTCTGAGTGAAGATGAGCGTTACGCCGCGCGTTATGGATTGGACTGGATGCATACTGCCGCAGCTGGATTGAGCGAGGTCGCCGAAGACGTTGGCGTGAATGCAGCAACGCTTGCCGTGGCTTGGGCTGCTGCTCATCCCATGGGGCCAACGCCCATCATTTCGGCGCGAAACGCGGAGCAACTGAAGCCCTCGCTTGCCGCGATGGATTTCGCGCTCAACCCGGAACTCTATGCCCGTCTTGCCGATCTCAGCCCAACGCCACCGCCCGCAACCGACCGGATCGAAGAGCAATAA
- a CDS encoding ectoine synthase — protein MIVARKTELTGTPRDASGPGWTSLRLLVKSDGMGFSMTETRVLPGAAMTLEYKNHVEACYCIGGAGIITELDNGQVHHITPGVLYAPNLHDRHEVRNDGTEPFHLICVFSPALQGDETHGPDGSYASS, from the coding sequence ATGATTGTTGCAAGAAAAACGGAACTCACAGGAACACCGCGTGATGCGTCCGGCCCGGGCTGGACCAGTCTGCGGTTGCTGGTGAAGTCGGATGGGATGGGATTTTCCATGACCGAAACACGGGTGTTGCCCGGTGCTGCGATGACGCTGGAGTACAAAAACCATGTTGAGGCCTGCTATTGCATTGGCGGAGCGGGCATCATCACCGAGTTGGACAATGGGCAGGTGCATCACATTACGCCCGGTGTCCTATATGCGCCGAATTTGCATGACCGACATGAGGTACGCAACGACGGGACGGAACCCTTTCATCTGATCTGTGTGTTTTCGCCAGCCTTGCAGGGGGATGAAACGCATGGTCCAGATGGCAGTTACGCGTCCTCCTGA